In Anaerolineae bacterium, the following are encoded in one genomic region:
- a CDS encoding tandem-95 repeat protein: protein MHTKSLSNRKQGQALVEFALILPVVLFLIFGILDFGRLLIAYTSASGNLRAAARYATVVGLVGTRRYLDCAGMEATARNVFFVNSQTVTINYIKANTGTTIPCASISDAMLENGDILQINSTNTVNLITPFLNNIWPNITLNFTARRTIVKDITLLATISDTEPDGLEDAWEMLWFGTLNYSSTDDPDGDGLNNGLEEILGTNPTNPDTDGDSANSCGRRLWDGEEVFVYGTNPTNPDTDGDGISDGEELCNGTDPLSWQPIAVDDIDIVSNAGWTRIVDVLANDRAQQPENLYIVRFDAVTTQGGRVRLITNGSTGVGAGRDDYFEYQAPLFFVGTDTFTYTITDASGVQSTATVTLNVNAGSATPVPTAVPADFAFEAPFWDPVLEANRDWWRLNNGAVFMGYEDWQVEWWAWSGATIDNVNAEMSTPPDCTVTQGYNAPLAFNWGTGGPAPGGDCGTANPWRTDNFIARWTRSFGVANDFTATFKIMADDAIRIFIDGSPVVNQWVLGAGRYETSINYTFSGGVEHTIVVEYAEYTGNALVIFAPHDGTNEDRGLCGWAMTNDSAYQDSIPSWTDFPNINYYPDTRCHLELRGTVNLATLTTPPQMSFWNRWVLADASDVAWLQFREAGTNTWYGQRLHQGPETQLDWTREVIDLSAFSGESMTNGTPATLDFTGKTIEFRFMLQGGDDPGTEQGWWIDEILIDQSVPEVYTIGFFDDMESGNRYWLPGSQWAITTERAYSGISAWSDSPYSNYSGNASYLLQLNGVVDITDTTVATSPELVFYHAWRLGVGDSIFVDISYDEITWTPLTGGPLATGDTNTAFTRQEIPLSGYQTQPFYLRFRLTSDAVNESSGWWIDDVAIQNHDNSFFTYPFFDDMELGGDNWLPGGRWTISPESAYSGFSAWSDSPGGTYVHGSNSSLQTAKRFNLAAGGATQPELSFWYRRDIAATDAFYVEISTDMGATWQTIWSYQYRSNDGSTNPEAPDSTGTSGVPWVEFNRQLAWERVSVDMTPYISTPFYLRFRMDARADTAVGDGVWLDDIRLAEYTGLTSPHTLPFSDDMEGTTNWRLGGSWNLSNESRHGGTYALTDSPNISYTTDTWSVLELIKPIDLRGLGANDFPILYWWDRFALSQYDYARVQVSVWNGPGWSNWSAWTEISQHYYNTVLSWDRRQADLRPFKGKLVRIRFVLDALQQDSVADGWWIDDVSVQLYNPTITPYTSFYEDADSLAGWVPDGTWGISGITRSAGSGSGAFGPGSWSAYFYDLEQYGTCGGATDAQRAEKAMLGQTFPTGTGCSQNLGATYTPYGGGPVPLSAVNFNCSAGAIPHPDGTCSTTSWKTGYDHFAIKFVRAFTVPATRQYDFSVTHNDGARLYIYPAGPYTNPVINRWMDTEPLTPTDAVSVTLGPGAYTIELWYYDNTGPAAIQLNTAVPSFSFHDSPLGSYAYRDDMSLTLDGLIDLTGATQPVLSWYESYDLADETTCVVPEISLPYVSFNRWVAVATEVCGPATSTTWQLREAPLRALIQSRFGLTPPYTGNNALLALRFRLSALGTATADGWWVDDISMRTNSAPIAVNDTYTTAEDTPLIRMVPGVLGNDSDPDGDTLTATVASNPSRGALTLSANGAFTYTPLLNYNGSDSFTYTVSDGKGGTATATVSITITPVNDPPVANNDSYSVKKNSTLNVAAPGVLSNDTDVEGSPLTAILVAGPANGTLTLNANGSFTYSPKPGYTGTDSFTYRASDGSATSNVATVTIRVN from the coding sequence ATGCACACCAAGTCCTTATCTAACCGCAAACAGGGCCAGGCGCTGGTGGAATTTGCCCTGATTTTGCCTGTCGTGCTCTTTCTGATTTTTGGCATCCTCGATTTCGGGCGTTTGCTGATCGCCTACACTTCGGCCTCGGGTAACCTGCGGGCAGCCGCGCGTTACGCCACCGTCGTCGGCCTGGTCGGCACCCGGCGCTACCTGGACTGCGCCGGGATGGAAGCCACGGCGCGCAATGTGTTCTTTGTCAACTCACAGACGGTGACGATCAACTACATCAAGGCCAACACCGGGACGACCATCCCCTGCGCTTCGATCAGCGACGCTATGCTGGAGAATGGCGACATCCTGCAGATCAACAGCACCAACACCGTCAACCTGATCACGCCATTCCTCAACAACATCTGGCCAAACATCACCCTCAACTTCACAGCCCGGCGCACTATCGTCAAGGACATCACGCTGCTGGCGACCATCAGCGACACTGAACCGGATGGTCTGGAAGACGCCTGGGAGATGCTCTGGTTTGGCACTCTGAATTACTCCTCCACCGATGATCCCGATGGCGATGGGCTGAACAACGGCCTGGAGGAAATCCTGGGTACCAATCCGACAAATCCCGATACCGACGGGGACTCGGCCAACAGCTGCGGACGCCGATTGTGGGATGGCGAAGAGGTGTTCGTCTACGGCACCAATCCCACTAACCCAGACACCGACGGTGACGGCATCTCGGATGGCGAGGAGCTATGCAACGGCACCGATCCCCTGTCATGGCAACCGATAGCGGTCGACGATATCGACATCGTCAGCAACGCTGGATGGACCAGAATCGTTGATGTCCTGGCCAACGATCGCGCCCAACAACCAGAGAATCTCTACATCGTCCGCTTTGATGCCGTCACGACCCAGGGCGGTCGGGTCAGGTTGATCACCAACGGCTCGACCGGCGTTGGCGCTGGCCGCGACGACTACTTCGAATACCAGGCGCCACTCTTTTTCGTTGGCACAGATACCTTCACCTACACCATCACTGATGCCAGCGGCGTCCAATCCACGGCTACCGTGACCCTCAACGTCAATGCGGGGAGCGCCACACCGGTGCCCACCGCTGTCCCGGCTGACTTCGCCTTCGAAGCCCCCTTCTGGGACCCCGTCCTGGAAGCCAACCGCGACTGGTGGCGGCTGAATAACGGCGCGGTCTTCATGGGCTACGAAGACTGGCAGGTGGAGTGGTGGGCCTGGAGCGGCGCGACCATTGACAATGTCAATGCCGAGATGTCCACGCCGCCGGACTGCACCGTTACTCAGGGTTACAATGCGCCGCTAGCCTTCAACTGGGGCACCGGTGGCCCCGCCCCAGGCGGCGACTGTGGCACGGCCAACCCCTGGCGCACCGATAACTTCATCGCCCGCTGGACACGCTCCTTCGGCGTGGCCAATGACTTCACGGCCACCTTCAAGATCATGGCCGATGACGCTATCCGCATATTCATCGACGGCAGCCCGGTGGTTAACCAGTGGGTACTGGGCGCGGGCCGCTACGAGACGTCCATCAATTACACCTTTTCCGGTGGCGTTGAGCACACCATCGTGGTCGAATATGCCGAGTACACCGGCAACGCGCTGGTGATCTTCGCCCCGCATGACGGGACCAACGAGGATCGCGGCCTCTGCGGCTGGGCCATGACCAACGACAGCGCCTACCAGGACAGCATCCCCTCCTGGACGGACTTCCCGAACATCAACTACTATCCCGATACCCGCTGCCACCTGGAATTGCGCGGCACGGTTAACCTGGCTACGCTGACCACCCCACCACAGATGAGCTTCTGGAACCGCTGGGTGCTGGCCGATGCCAGCGATGTAGCCTGGCTCCAGTTCCGCGAGGCCGGAACCAACACCTGGTATGGCCAGCGGTTACACCAGGGGCCGGAGACGCAACTGGACTGGACGCGCGAGGTTATCGATCTGTCTGCCTTTTCCGGTGAATCGATGACCAATGGTACCCCGGCTACGCTGGACTTCACCGGCAAGACCATCGAGTTCCGCTTTATGCTGCAGGGTGGCGATGATCCCGGCACCGAGCAGGGCTGGTGGATCGACGAAATCCTGATCGACCAGAGCGTGCCGGAGGTCTACACCATCGGCTTCTTCGACGACATGGAAAGCGGCAACCGCTACTGGCTACCGGGCAGTCAGTGGGCAATCACCACCGAAAGAGCCTACAGCGGCATCAGCGCCTGGTCGGATAGCCCCTACAGCAACTACAGCGGTAACGCCAGCTACCTCCTGCAACTCAACGGCGTGGTGGACATCACCGACACCACCGTCGCCACCAGCCCGGAACTGGTCTTCTACCATGCCTGGCGGCTGGGCGTCGGCGATAGCATCTTCGTCGATATCTCCTATGACGAGATCACCTGGACGCCGTTGACCGGCGGCCCGCTCGCCACCGGCGATACCAACACAGCCTTCACCCGTCAGGAGATTCCGCTGAGCGGCTACCAGACTCAGCCGTTCTACCTGCGCTTCCGGCTGACCTCTGACGCCGTTAACGAATCGAGCGGCTGGTGGATCGACGATGTCGCGATCCAGAATCACGACAATAGCTTCTTCACCTACCCGTTCTTTGATGACATGGAACTGGGCGGAGATAACTGGCTCCCCGGCGGCAGGTGGACAATCTCCCCGGAAAGCGCCTACAGCGGTTTCTCCGCCTGGTCGGACTCGCCCGGCGGGACATACGTTCACGGCAGCAACAGCAGCCTGCAAACGGCCAAACGCTTCAACCTGGCCGCAGGCGGAGCCACCCAGCCGGAACTGAGCTTCTGGTACCGGCGCGACATTGCGGCGACCGACGCTTTCTACGTCGAAATCTCAACCGATATGGGAGCGACCTGGCAGACGATCTGGTCCTACCAGTATCGCTCCAACGACGGCTCGACCAACCCTGAGGCGCCCGATTCGACTGGCACTTCCGGCGTACCCTGGGTGGAGTTCAACCGCCAGCTCGCCTGGGAGCGGGTCTCGGTGGACATGACGCCGTACATCAGCACACCATTCTACCTGCGCTTCCGTATGGATGCGCGCGCCGACACGGCGGTCGGTGATGGCGTCTGGCTCGATGACATCCGCCTGGCGGAATATACCGGCCTGACCAGTCCCCATACTCTGCCCTTCAGCGACGACATGGAAGGCACGACTAACTGGCGCCTGGGCGGTAGCTGGAACCTGAGCAACGAGAGCCGTCACGGCGGCACATATGCCCTCACCGATAGCCCGAACATCTCCTACACGACTGACACATGGTCGGTGCTGGAGCTGATCAAGCCGATCGATCTGCGCGGACTGGGCGCTAACGACTTCCCCATCCTGTACTGGTGGGATCGTTTCGCTCTGAGCCAGTATGACTACGCCCGCGTGCAGGTCTCCGTATGGAACGGGCCGGGCTGGAGCAACTGGTCAGCCTGGACGGAGATCTCCCAGCACTACTACAACACTGTTCTTTCCTGGGATCGTCGTCAGGCCGATCTACGGCCCTTCAAGGGCAAGCTGGTACGCATCCGCTTTGTCCTGGATGCATTGCAACAGGATAGTGTCGCCGATGGCTGGTGGATCGATGATGTGTCGGTTCAGCTTTATAACCCAACCATCACCCCGTACACCAGCTTCTATGAAGACGCCGACAGCCTGGCCGGCTGGGTACCAGATGGCACCTGGGGCATCAGCGGGATCACCCGCAGCGCGGGCAGCGGCAGCGGCGCGTTTGGCCCTGGCTCCTGGAGCGCCTACTTCTACGATCTGGAGCAGTATGGGACATGCGGCGGCGCAACCGATGCCCAGCGCGCCGAGAAGGCCATGCTGGGCCAGACCTTCCCGACGGGTACTGGCTGTAGCCAGAACCTGGGCGCCACCTACACCCCTTATGGCGGCGGGCCGGTGCCCCTCAGCGCTGTCAATTTCAACTGCAGTGCGGGGGCCATCCCTCACCCGGACGGCACCTGTAGCACCACGTCCTGGAAGACCGGCTACGACCACTTCGCTATCAAGTTCGTACGGGCCTTCACCGTCCCGGCGACACGGCAGTACGACTTCAGCGTGACCCACAACGACGGTGCACGACTCTACATCTACCCGGCAGGCCCGTACACCAACCCGGTGATCAACCGCTGGATGGATACTGAGCCGCTCACGCCAACGGATGCGGTCAGCGTGACCCTCGGCCCTGGCGCCTACACAATTGAGCTGTGGTACTACGACAACACCGGCCCGGCGGCTATCCAGCTTAACACCGCTGTGCCCAGCTTCTCCTTCCACGACAGCCCCCTGGGGAGCTACGCCTACCGCGATGACATGTCCCTCACCCTGGATGGTCTGATCGACCTGACCGGGGCCACCCAGCCGGTGCTGTCCTGGTACGAGAGTTACGACCTGGCCGATGAGACCACCTGCGTCGTGCCGGAAATCTCGCTGCCGTACGTGAGCTTCAACCGCTGGGTCGCTGTCGCCACTGAAGTATGCGGTCCGGCCACCAGCACGACCTGGCAATTGCGGGAAGCTCCGCTGCGAGCGCTGATCCAGAGCAGGTTTGGCCTGACGCCGCCCTACACCGGCAACAATGCCCTGCTGGCCCTGCGCTTCCGCCTCTCGGCGCTCGGCACGGCGACGGCTGATGGCTGGTGGGTGGACGACATCAGTATGCGGACAAACAGCGCCCCCATTGCCGTCAATGACACCTATACCACCGCCGAGGACACACCGCTGATTAGAATGGTACCCGGCGTGCTGGGCAACGATAGCGATCCAGACGGCGACACGCTGACGGCCACCGTCGCCAGCAATCCGTCACGCGGTGCCCTGACGCTCAGCGCCAATGGCGCCTTCACCTACACGCCGCTGCTCAACTACAACGGCTCAGACAGCTTCACCTACACGGTCAGCGACGGCAAGGGCGGTACAGCTACAGCGACTGTCTCTATCACTATCACCCCGGTCAACGACCCGCCGGTAGCCAACAACGACTCGTACTCCGTCAAGAAGAACAGTACACTTAACGTTGCTGCGCCCGGCGTGTTGAGCAACGATACCGATGTGGAAGGTAGCCCGCTAACCGCGATCTTGGTTGCTGGCCCGGCTAACGGTACGCTGACACTCAACGCCAACGGCTCGTTCACCTATTCGCCAAAACCCGGCTACACCGGCACAGACTCGTTCACCTACCGCGCCAGCGATGGCTCAGCCACGTCGAATGTGGCGACCGTGACGATCAGGGTCAACTAG
- a CDS encoding IS982 family transposase, with product MNDTYIVTVYVVLDDLLCALRYSDDGRAELSAAEILTVAVVAAKYFQNHHERALYLLVQLGYLRAFSVSRFNRRLHALREWLWHVAGIMGEVLAKGKVFIVDTLPIPICKRVRAKRCRKVQGAAYAGYCAAKQEHYFGWQLHLVCDAAGVPVVFELLPAACDELVPIQELLAALPEGSQVVADKGYVSQKDELIAYCYGGVRLIPTYRRNMRGNSQEDARLIRQHRSMIETVNSQLEKMGLQRLHARTNAGVALKVLASLIALALTNAN from the coding sequence ATGAACGACACCTACATTGTAACGGTATATGTCGTGCTGGATGATCTGTTGTGCGCTCTGCGGTATAGCGACGACGGGCGCGCGGAACTGAGCGCAGCGGAAATCCTGACAGTGGCAGTGGTAGCGGCCAAGTACTTTCAAAATCATCACGAACGTGCGTTGTATCTGCTGGTCCAATTGGGCTACCTGCGTGCGTTCAGTGTGTCGCGCTTCAACCGGCGGCTGCACGCGTTGAGGGAGTGGCTGTGGCACGTCGCCGGGATCATGGGTGAAGTGTTGGCCAAGGGCAAGGTCTTCATCGTGGATACGCTGCCCATCCCCATCTGCAAACGCGTGCGAGCCAAACGCTGCCGCAAGGTGCAGGGGGCGGCGTATGCCGGGTACTGTGCGGCTAAACAGGAGCACTATTTCGGTTGGCAATTGCACTTGGTCTGCGATGCTGCGGGTGTACCCGTCGTTTTTGAGCTGTTGCCAGCGGCGTGTGATGAGTTGGTCCCGATTCAGGAGTTGTTGGCGGCCTTGCCGGAGGGCAGCCAAGTGGTCGCCGACAAAGGCTATGTCAGCCAGAAAGACGAACTGATCGCCTACTGCTATGGTGGTGTGCGTCTGATCCCCACCTATCGCCGCAACATGCGCGGCAACAGCCAGGAAGATGCCCGCCTGATCCGTCAACACCGCTCGATGATCGAGACGGTCAATAGCCAGTTGGAGAAGATGGGTCTGCAACGCCTTCATGCTCGTACCAATGCTGGTGTTGCCCTGAAGGTCTTGGCCTCGCTCATCGCCTTGGCCTTGACCAACGCTAACTAG
- a CDS encoding response regulator transcription factor: MPTVLAVDDDPQVLRAVRRVLEGAGFTVTTAQSGRDALEIVRQERPDIIVLDIIMPEMDGVEVCRRLRADPFLARIPILFLTAKNRPTDIAEALDAGGDDFLSKPFEVIELPARLRALLRRAPGGALDVHADYVVVGEMALHITRPELLIGQTRIQLSAVEHRLMHYLMLHAGQPVSTAELLENVWEYPPGTGNPKLVHVHMRNLRAKIESNPDEPRYLRNVHGRGYIVGE, from the coding sequence ATGCCGACCGTGCTGGCTGTTGATGATGATCCTCAGGTGCTGCGGGCGGTGCGCCGGGTCCTGGAAGGGGCCGGTTTCACCGTCACCACTGCACAAAGCGGACGTGACGCGCTGGAGATCGTCAGGCAGGAGCGCCCAGATATCATCGTCTTGGACATTATCATGCCAGAAATGGACGGGGTGGAAGTGTGCCGCCGTCTGCGGGCCGACCCCTTCCTGGCGCGCATCCCGATCCTGTTCCTGACGGCCAAGAATCGCCCCACCGACATCGCCGAGGCCCTGGACGCAGGCGGCGACGACTTCCTGAGCAAACCGTTCGAGGTGATCGAGCTACCGGCTCGCCTGCGCGCTCTGCTGCGCCGCGCACCGGGCGGTGCCCTGGATGTCCACGCGGATTACGTCGTCGTCGGCGAAATGGCCCTGCACATCACCCGCCCCGAACTCCTGATCGGGCAAACCCGCATTCAACTCAGCGCCGTCGAGCACCGCCTGATGCACTACCTGATGTTGCACGCCGGACAGCCGGTTTCTACCGCCGAGCTGCTGGAAAACGTATGGGAATACCCGCCGGGCACCGGCAACCCCAAACTGGTGCATGTTCACATGCGCAACCTGCGGGCCAAGATCGAGAGCAATCCAGACGAGCCGCGCTACCTGCGCAACGTACACGGGCGCGGATACATCGTCGGCGAGTAG
- a CDS encoding HAMP domain-containing protein, translated as MTLRRKVVLIIGLLFFSLMLALYATAQTLLLNNFMALEEETARQNMQRALNALADSFATLRPFATDRAWQETLYRFLTADDDEASAATFGASVFAARDLSVIIVVDAAGRVRYAGGYDRYNRQLTEAPRALLEYLRIDATLLTHADSDTIQNGYLMLPEGPLMVLAAPVVAGDGSPSLVGTLIWGRYLDSLEIQHLAAITRLPLRLQPYHDPRLPPDFVTARDQLSSASPLIVRTLDDRRIASYALLADLHGTPILILQVEQTREIYRQGQAVIFVQLAVILILSLPATLGSLFLLDRVVLGRLLRLTNRIRDIGQRGDISTRVVVEGQDELADLANSINAMLNSLERSQAALAQAHEQLARSARLAAAGETAAGVAHQINNPLTSIVAEVHLLLSRPDLDDDLRESVQAIKEAAYRAGTIVEQMLNLTRSLPLDMGETDVNASVQNAIALVRTQVEPYISRLVIELAPDLPPITASGRHLEDVVWINLLLNARDAVRDIPNSQIRVSTAYNRAEQMVEVTIEDNGVGIRAEDLPHIFTPFFTTKPQGTGLGLAICHDVVQRHGGIMTVESQAGAGARFTVKLPISAPPAD; from the coding sequence ATGACCCTCCGGCGCAAGGTGGTGCTGATCATCGGCCTGTTGTTCTTCAGCCTGATGCTGGCGCTGTATGCCACCGCGCAGACCCTCCTGCTGAACAACTTCATGGCGCTGGAGGAGGAAACCGCCAGGCAGAACATGCAACGCGCCCTCAACGCACTGGCCGATAGCTTTGCCACCCTGCGCCCTTTCGCCACCGACCGGGCCTGGCAGGAAACCCTCTACCGCTTCCTGACAGCCGATGACGACGAGGCGTCCGCTGCAACGTTCGGCGCCAGCGTCTTTGCCGCGCGCGACCTCAGCGTGATCATCGTCGTGGATGCTGCCGGGCGTGTGCGCTATGCCGGCGGCTACGACCGCTACAACCGCCAGTTGACAGAGGCCCCCCGCGCCCTGCTGGAATACCTGCGCATCGACGCTACACTGCTGACCCACGCGGATAGCGACACAATCCAGAATGGCTACCTTATGCTGCCAGAAGGGCCGCTGATGGTTCTGGCGGCCCCGGTCGTAGCCGGGGACGGCAGCCCCTCCCTGGTTGGCACCCTGATCTGGGGCCGCTACCTGGACAGCCTGGAAATCCAGCATCTGGCCGCCATCACCCGCCTGCCGCTTCGCCTCCAGCCGTACCATGATCCGCGCCTGCCGCCGGATTTCGTCACCGCCCGCGATCAGCTTTCCAGCGCCAGCCCTCTCATCGTCCGCACCCTGGATGATCGCCGCATCGCCAGCTATGCCCTGCTGGCAGACCTTCACGGCACGCCGATCCTTATCCTGCAGGTGGAACAAACTCGCGAGATCTACCGCCAGGGGCAAGCCGTCATTTTCGTCCAGCTGGCTGTCATCCTGATCCTCAGCCTGCCAGCCACACTGGGCAGCCTGTTCCTCCTTGATCGGGTGGTATTGGGCCGTCTGTTACGACTGACCAACCGCATCCGTGACATCGGCCAGCGCGGCGACATCTCCACCCGCGTGGTCGTGGAAGGCCAGGATGAACTGGCGGACCTGGCCAACTCGATCAACGCGATGCTCAACTCACTGGAACGCTCCCAGGCGGCGCTGGCGCAGGCACACGAGCAGCTGGCCCGTAGCGCCCGGCTGGCCGCCGCAGGTGAAACTGCTGCGGGTGTCGCCCACCAGATCAATAACCCGCTGACCAGCATCGTCGCTGAGGTGCATCTGCTACTCAGCCGCCCTGATCTGGATGACGACCTGCGCGAGTCCGTGCAGGCGATCAAAGAAGCGGCCTACCGCGCCGGCACCATCGTTGAGCAAATGCTCAACCTGACCCGCTCCCTGCCGCTGGACATGGGCGAGACCGATGTCAACGCCTCTGTACAAAACGCCATCGCCCTGGTCAGGACGCAGGTAGAACCATACATCAGCCGGCTGGTGATCGAGCTGGCACCGGACTTGCCGCCGATCACCGCCAGCGGGCGACACCTGGAGGATGTCGTCTGGATCAACCTGCTGCTGAATGCCCGCGATGCCGTCCGCGATATTCCCAACAGCCAGATCCGGGTCAGCACCGCCTACAACCGGGCCGAGCAGATGGTCGAAGTCACCATCGAAGACAACGGGGTGGGCATCCGGGCGGAAGACCTGCCGCACATTTTCACGCCGTTCTTCACCACCAAGCCGCAGGGCACAGGCCTGGGCCTGGCCATCTGCCACGATGTCGTCCAGCGGCACGGGGGTATAATGACAGTCGAAAGTCAGGCCGGAGCGGGTGCGCGCTTCACCGTCAAGTTGCCGATCAGTGCCCCGCCCGCTGACTGA
- the glpK gene encoding glycerol kinase GlpK translates to MPKYVAAIDQGTTSTRCMIFNHSGESVAAHQLEHRQIYPTPGWVEHDPLQIWANTQEVIKEAMRKAGAGPDDIAAVGITNQRETTVIWDRHTGRPYANAIVWQDTRTDKLCEALASEGGQDRFRERVGLPLATYFSGPKIRWMLDNVPGLREAAERGDALFGNIDTWLIWNLTGGPEGGAHVTDVTNASRTMLMNLQTLDWDPEICAIMGVPMNMLPQIRSSSEVYGHTRPSGPFRGSIRVSGDLGDQQAATVGQTCFDIGEAKNTYGTGCFMLLNTGTEIVHSRNGLLTTVCYKFGRQPAVYALEGSIAITGALVQWLRDNLKMIDSAPEIEALARTVDDNGGIYFVPAFSGLFAPYWRSDARGVIVGLTRYVNRGHFARAVLEATAYQTREVLDAMKADSGVSLKALKVDGGMVFNDLLMQFQADVLGVPVVRPRVAETTALGAAYAAGLAVGFWQSTDEMRQNWGVDKVWEPTPGSQASTVLYAQWKKAVTRTFGWVE, encoded by the coding sequence ATGCCCAAGTATGTCGCTGCCATCGACCAGGGGACGACCAGTACCCGTTGTATGATCTTCAACCACAGCGGCGAATCGGTGGCCGCCCACCAGCTTGAGCACAGACAGATCTACCCTACCCCCGGCTGGGTGGAGCATGACCCGCTGCAAATCTGGGCCAACACGCAGGAAGTCATCAAGGAGGCCATGCGCAAGGCCGGGGCCGGCCCGGACGATATCGCCGCCGTCGGCATCACCAACCAGCGGGAGACAACCGTGATCTGGGATCGGCATACCGGCCGGCCCTACGCCAACGCCATCGTCTGGCAGGACACGCGCACCGATAAACTGTGTGAGGCGCTGGCCAGCGAGGGCGGGCAAGACCGCTTCCGGGAACGGGTTGGGCTGCCGCTGGCAACCTATTTCTCTGGCCCCAAGATCCGCTGGATGCTGGATAACGTGCCCGGCCTGCGGGAAGCCGCTGAACGCGGCGATGCGCTCTTCGGCAACATCGACACCTGGCTGATCTGGAACCTGACCGGCGGCCCGGAAGGCGGCGCACATGTCACCGACGTGACCAACGCCAGCCGCACCATGCTGATGAACCTGCAGACACTGGATTGGGACCCGGAAATCTGCGCGATCATGGGCGTGCCGATGAACATGTTGCCGCAGATCCGCTCCTCCTCAGAGGTCTACGGCCATACCCGGCCATCCGGCCCCTTCCGGGGCAGCATCCGCGTCTCCGGCGATCTGGGTGATCAACAGGCAGCCACCGTCGGCCAGACCTGCTTTGACATAGGCGAGGCCAAGAACACCTATGGTACCGGCTGTTTCATGCTCCTGAACACCGGGACGGAGATCGTCCACTCGCGCAACGGCTTGCTGACCACCGTCTGCTACAAGTTCGGCAGGCAGCCGGCTGTTTACGCGCTGGAAGGCTCCATCGCCATCACCGGAGCGCTGGTGCAATGGCTGCGCGACAACCTGAAGATGATCGACAGCGCACCGGAGATCGAGGCGCTGGCCCGCACCGTCGATGACAACGGCGGCATCTACTTCGTACCGGCCTTCTCCGGCCTGTTCGCGCCTTACTGGCGTTCTGATGCCCGCGGCGTGATCGTCGGCCTGACCCGCTATGTCAACCGCGGCCACTTTGCCCGCGCCGTGCTGGAAGCCACCGCCTACCAGACCCGTGAAGTGCTGGACGCCATGAAAGCCGACTCCGGCGTAAGCCTCAAGGCCCTCAAGGTTGACGGCGGCATGGTCTTCAACGACCTGCTGATGCAGTTCCAGGCGGATGTGCTGGGTGTGCCGGTGGTGCGCCCCCGCGTGGCGGAGACCACCGCCCTCGGCGCGGCCTATGCCGCCGGGCTGGCTGTCGGCTTCTGGCAGAGCACGGACGAGATGCGCCAGAACTGGGGCGTGGATAAAGTCTGGGAGCCAACGCCAGGCAGCCAGGCCAGCACAGTGCTTTACGCGCAGTGGAAAAAAGCGGTCACCCGCACTTTCGGCTGGGTAGAGTGA